Below is a genomic region from Oreochromis niloticus isolate F11D_XX linkage group LG13, O_niloticus_UMD_NMBU, whole genome shotgun sequence.
AGGTCAGAATGGCTCCCATGGAGTGGAAACCAAGAACTCCGAGAAGGTGTGGACGGTACCAGAAGTTAATAATGGACGAAGCTCCACCTCGAATCATCCTGCAAGGCCATGAAACCTATGATGATTTAATTACCATAGCCAAAGAACGCTTCTGGCCAGAGCGTACTGAGGGGAGTGAGTTCACTCTTTGTCATTCTGACGGGACCAGGTGGAGTAAGGAGGATTTCCACAAAGAATACAGAACTGTTTCTGATATTACACATCTGTGGAAAAGAACACTATACATCGGGCGAAGACAACTGGGTAATAAAGTGATCAATATTGCTATTAACTACTGTCTAGCACTCGATTTTGTATGGTATgaaataattttactttttgtacAGAGGTCGTGTGTTTGGATGATCAAAGTTCCATCTCAGGTGTGTGCCTGCCCAAACCAAATTgaatatttttgattgtgtgattgAACATGGTACACCAGGGGTGGacaccgagggccggtgtccctacaggttttacatgtgtccttgaaccaacacagctgatttaaatggctaaattatctcctcaacatgtcctgatgttctccagaggcctggtaacgaactaatcatgtgattcaggtgtgttgacccaaggtgagatctaaaacctgcagggacaccggccctcggggcctggaattgcccacccctgtggTACACGGACTATGGTGGGCATTCAGATATATTGCaattaatgtgttattttacaGATGAAGACCCTGTAACTAAAGTGGGTGGTGATGAAAGTTGCAGTTTAGGTGAATGCCTGGACATCTAACTAATCATTAAAATTGACTTCTTATTTTGTTTGCATTACATTTCCAACCTTTACACACTTGTTTACTATGCTTGGTCATTGCACATTGTAATATGCATCTTATTCTGCAGATGAACTTCCTGAAACCCTCATAGGACAAAATGTTGCAGAACAGGTAAAACCATGGCTTCTTTTTGAACAGACCAATTAATTTCTTATCATTGTCATAAATGTGGATATTTTCACAGTGCACCCTGCAAAAAATATATCTTGGCTGAATGTGTTCATAGGATTTCCATCCAGAAACATCCAGCTCAGGTGAATTTGAAACAGGGAGAGTCAGAAAGAAAAGCCAGTCCAAGCAAAGGAAGGAGGAAAATGTAGGGTCATCTCTAGGTCCAGGTGGAGCAGTGAGCCAAGACATGTTACCACATGCAGTTATTGAGGCAAAAGAAGCTATGGAGGGAGCTGAAGAGCTATCTGAAGGTGCTGGAATAGTGAGCTTTTGATAGATTTTGCAGAGTCCTTCAACACAACTCCAAAGTCGCCATCATGTAAGCATTATTTCGCATTTAGGGCTAACATCATATCATCAGACAAAATTGTAAATAAAGGTTTTCATTCTTCACTATTGGTACTCAAGTTCCTGGAGTAAACCTAGATATT
It encodes:
- the LOC109204729 gene encoding uncharacterized protein LOC109204729 isoform X2, producing MDKLKAYEQLKKDLENGEITQKGFDNNVKKLLAAEKSDDTPSTSGNEFLSAAEAFGKAKKLLQPQVKKRQFPLNDKRLDHGKSLLKVRMAPMEWKPRTPRRCGRYQKLIMDEAPPRIILQGHETYDDLITIAKERFWPERTEGSEFTLCHSDGTRWSKEDFHKEYRTVSDITHLWKRTLYIGRRQLEVVCLDDQSSISDELPETLIGQNVAEQCIFHVFHMWKRL
- the LOC109204729 gene encoding uncharacterized protein LOC109204729 isoform X1, which codes for MDKLKAYEQLKKDLENGEITQKGFDNNVKKLLAAEKSDDTPSTSGNEFLSAAEAFGKAKKLLQPQVKKRQFPLNDKRLDHGKSLLKVRMAPMEWKPRTPRRCGRYQKLIMDEAPPRIILQGHETYDDLITIAKERFWPERTEGSEFTLCHSDGTRWSKEDFHKEYRTVSDITHLWKRTLYIGRRQLEVVCLDDQSSISDEDPVTKVGGDESCSLDELPETLIGQNVAEQCIFHVFHMWKRL
- the LOC109204729 gene encoding uncharacterized protein LOC109204729 isoform X3 gives rise to the protein MDKLKAYEQLKKDLENGEITQKGFDNNVKKLLAAEKSDDTPSTSGNEFLSAAEAFGKAKKLLQPQVKKRQFPLNDKRLDHGKSLLKVRMAPMEWKPRTPRRCGRYQKLIMDEAPPRIILQGHETYDDLITIAKERFWPERTEGSEFTLCHSDGTRWSKEDFHKEYRTVSDITHLWKRTLYIGRRQLDELPETLIGQNVAEQCIFHVFHMWKRL